The nucleotide window CGCGTCGTGTTCCCCCATTTAAACCAGTTGTCTCGTTTATATTTCTCTCACGCAAAGGCCAAAAcgaaagaaataattttttttttcattttctatcaAAAATCCATATATAAAGCATCAATTTTTCGGTCTGAGGCTTAGTTGGGTACTAATACTCAAATCGACGTGTAGTCTTCATCTCTGTTCCATTGCTCTTCTCCTGCCTCGGTTTCATCGTCACACAGGTATGTCTCTGTATTTGACCTCTCATActcaataaaattttattaatgctAAAATCTACAATGTGATTTGCGTTTTTGGGTATGCATTAGGGATTTAGTTCTCTTCTTGAGTAATCAAAGTTTGGATCTTTAGCTTAATCACTTAGCTTTTTAGTATTACTATTGATTACTGCTAAGTCATACCccttttgattattattattataggaAATGGCTACGGTTGTATCTCACCATTTGATCAGCTCTATTGCTTCTCCTCATTCACCTTCCAATTCCAAAGCTTCTCTCTTCCCAAAGGAGCCTTTCAATCTCCCTATCAAGTTCAGACAAAACCGTTGTTTCAAGATCGAAGCAACAACTGCATCTCAAACTCCTGTTCTTGACCCTCTCTTGTCTCCTTCCAAGACAACCCCTCACAAGAAAAAATCAAGTAAACTAAACTAATGCTTCTTTCTTCCTTTGTCTTCTCCCCCtcatattaaaatttgaattaattttttgtgttttttttataattcagaTGAAGCATCACTGATATTAATCAGGCATGGAGAGTCTCTATGGAACGAGAAGAACCTCTTCACAGGCTGCGTCGATGTTCCATTAACCGAGAAAGGCGTTGCTGAAGCTATCCAAGCCGGGAAGAGGATTAGCACCATCCCCGTtgatctgatcttcacttcCTCTCTCATCCGTGCTCAGATGACTGCCATGCTCGCCATGACTCAGCACCGCTGCAAGAAGGTTCCAATCATCTTGCACGATGAGAGCGAGAAGGCGCAGACTTGGAGTCATGTCTTCAGCGAAGAGACCAGGAAACAGTCTATCCCTGTTGTAGCTGCTTGGCAACTGAATGAGAGAATGTAATACAGCTGCTTCTCtagtgtgtgttttttttaattatctcgGCCTTATAGAAAGGGTTCAGACTAATCTCCAAGTGGAGGTGCAGCTCACGGGTATTTAAATGGGCCCGCCCCATACTCGTATGGCCACATGGGGTTAATGTTGTGGGGCTGGTTCGAATCCGAGTTGTTTAGCAACGCAAAGTTTTCCTACCACTAGACCACCCCCATGTAGTTATCTATGTGTTTTCCCTTGTTTTAATACAAAGTTTCTGacatttttgtttatgtttggTTTTGAGTTAGGTATGGAGAGTTACAGGGTTTAAACAAGGAAGAGACAGCTGAAAGATATGGAACGCAGCAAGTTCATGAATGGCGTAGGAGTTACCACATCCCTCCACCTAAAGGAGAGAGCTTGGAGATGTGTGCTGAGAGAGCTGTGGCTTACTTTGAAGACAATGTAAAGAAttcaaaaatattcatttttgtttttttttttacttatgtaATCGTTTTTATGCAGATTCAACCAGAGCTTGCGTTAGGGAACAATGTGTTGATTGCTGCTCATGGGAACTCGTTGAGGTCTATCATTATGTATCTTGACAAATTAACTTCTCAGGAGGTAACCAAAAACAAACTAGAATGAGTCTTGTTTTATTGGTTTTTGGTAagtgttttgaagttttgtttttggttcttTTGAAGGTTACGAGTTTAGAGCTGTCTACTGGTTTACCGTTGCTTTACATCTTCAAAGACAGGAAGTTCATGAGACGAGGAAGCCCTGTTGGTCCTACAGAAGCTGGTGTCTATGCTTATACTAAGGTACaactaaactaaactaaacCAAACCAGTTGCGGAGCTTGTCCTTTAATTTTAGggggtttattaaaaataaaaaaaaacatattaaacttttataaaaattaattttttttaaaaaaaattttcaacaaaagttttgtttaaactatttaatttttaaaagaaaatagaagTTATAGATTACATTAACATACAAATGTGtctttattttagttttgttattaaatttatttatattttgaactaaaataacaaaataattattttacattttaatatactTTATATCAATGTGTATGTTTCATTTGCCTTCCCACAAACCGGGCTCTGACCTAGTCTTTGTCTTGTTAATTTATCTCCATTGTTATGAGTTTGCTTATATACTGCTTCTTTCTTTGTTTCAGAGATTGGCACAATACAGACAGAAGCTTGATGAGAGCCTTAACTAGTGTGTtctgttcttttgttttgtctttcacTTTCTGAGTTCTCTATGTAGTGAGAACAGAACAGTTTTTAAGATATGTATTAGATTACACAAATCACGTTTCATTACATGTTATTTTAAATCACCCAAAATCCAATCCAAAAGGAAGTTTtcttatattattatgtttttttttagattcaGACATTAACTGTAAGAGGGAGCTCTGAATCTCCAACGGTTAAGAAGTACTTTCCTTCTTCAACAACCATAACTCCAATTTCATTAGCTCTGCTCAAGTGCTCGCAAACACCAACCTCAAACTCAACCTCACCTTTCTCTCCTTTACTTAACACAACGCTCTGAAACCCGACAAGCTGTTTCTCAGCTCGTGTCCCATCTTCTCCTCCCTTCTCGTGCCTCATAAACATCAGCACGGGATGTTTCCCAGCCATCTCTCCTTGATTCTCAACCATAACACTCACCTTAGTCTTGGCTGTATCGCAGCTCTCCCTTCCCATTTCTGAGACCAGAGCGTATCGGAGAGAGTCTGAGTTGGTTTGAGGTTTGGACTGGTTCAGGTAGAGAGTGTTTTGAGTCAGAGACTTGAAACTGTAAGAGTAAGTTGTGTAGCTGAGACCATGTCCAAACTCAAACACTTTAGGTCCTTTGTAGAATCTGTAAGTCCTTCCTGGATATCCAGAAGATGATGATCTCATCCTCATGTCTGTCATCTTCACATTCACAAAGTTTTGAGGATACCATGTCACAGGTAATCTCCCTCCTACAAACACATAAAAGTCGAAATCTAGTAAGAACACACTCAGATCTTCTCTATTTAGCGGTAGAAGAAGAATGTGAAAATCACATTTTAGATCTTCaaagtgatacttgtaaatcttgattttttttcaagaaaactTCTTATCAATGTTCTAGGCGGTGTCTAAGGCGTCCACCTTACTCAGCAAATAGGTTATagccattaaaaaaaaattatgggacTAAAATGATTTAAGTTgtttaaaacaatttaaatcCGTTTAAATCAATCTAAATTGGTTAACTCTCTTAAATCAAGCAATAATGCTTGTTAAAATCACAAATTtatcttatttctttttttttttttttttttttttttttttgtatctaaCTTTTATAATTcagcaaaataattttataattaaaattagaaaattaaaattcaatGTTTAAATTGCATGTACATCAGTTTAAaggtttttttatttgaaaatgatCAGCTTAAAGGTTAAAATGTGATTTTCCGAGGAAGAATGACTCACCAGGATTGTGATCTCCGAATAAGATTTCAGCAAGAGCAACCCCTCCAGCTTCACCAGGATAACCAGCCCAAACAATGCTACCTATCTTGTCGTTATCCTTAGCAAACGAGACATCGACAGGACCGCCACATATCAAGACAAGAACCACTGGTCTCTTCGCAGCTTTAGCAACGCTTGTTATAAGCTCACGTTGCTTTCCCGGAAGACTAAGGTCAACACGGTCCatatcttccttctcttgagtCTGGTCTAGTCCCATGATCAAGACCACGCGCTCAGCACTTCTCGCGATGGCCACCGCTTGCTCAACCGCAGCGTTAGAGCAAGCCACGGAGTCGCATCCTTTATGGTAAACAGCGTTTTTGACGTAACCGCGTATCGCGTCTAGAGGCGTCACGTTCTTGCATGGCGGGCCAGCGTAGTTTCCGAGAAGCGTTTTAGCCACGTGAGCGTTTGGACCGATCACAGCTAACGAAACGCTGCGTTTGGAGAGAGGGAGGAGTTTAAGAGGGTTTTTTAAAAGGACGATACCGTTACGGGCTGCTTCGAGTGCTAATGCTTGATGAGACGGAGAACAAACGTCGTTAGGACTTATGTTTCCGTAAGTTAGTTTTGTTGGATCGCCGTTAAAGAGACCGAGACGGATCCTAACGGAGAATAAGTTTATTAGAGCTCTGTTGATGTCTGCTTCCGACACTTTCTTCTGCTGGAGAGCTGACTTGGTGTGGTTTTGTAAGTATGACCCGCAGTTTACGTCC belongs to Brassica rapa cultivar Chiifu-401-42 chromosome A07, CAAS_Brap_v3.01, whole genome shotgun sequence and includes:
- the LOC103832230 gene encoding 2,3-bisphosphoglycerate-dependent phosphoglycerate mutase; protein product: MATVVSHHLISSIASPHSPSNSKASLFPKEPFNLPIKFRQNRCFKIEATTASQTPVLDPLLSPSKTTPHKKKSNEASLILIRHGESLWNEKNLFTGCVDVPLTEKGVAEAIQAGKRISTIPVDLIFTSSLIRAQMTAMLAMTQHRCKKVPIILHDESEKAQTWSHVFSEETRKQSIPVVAAWQLNERMYGELQGLNKEETAERYGTQQVHEWRRSYHIPPPKGESLEMCAERAVAYFEDNIQPELALGNNVLIAAHGNSLRSIIMYLDKLTSQEVTSLELSTGLPLLYIFKDRKFMRRGSPVGPTEAGVYAYTKRLAQYRQKLDESLN
- the LOC103832229 gene encoding probable beta-D-xylosidase 7 — protein: MAKMILLLLILFFLHGVDSSPPHACDASNPTTKLFQFCRTDLSVNRRARDIVSRLTVDEKISQLVNSAPGIPRLGVPAYQWWSEALHGVADVGPTPGIRFNGTVKAATSFPQVILTAASFDSYLWFRIAQVIGKEARGVYNAGQAKGMTFWAPNINIFRDPRWGRGQETPGEDPTVTGAYAVAYVRGLQGDSFDGKKTLSGGHLQASACCKHFTAYDLDRWKGITRYVFNAQVSLADMAETYQPPFKKCIEEGRASGIMCAYNRVNGIPSCADPNLLTRTARGLWHFNGYITSDCDAVSIIYDDQGYAKTPEDAVADVLKAGMDVNCGSYLQNHTKSALQQKKVSEADINRALINLFSVRIRLGLFNGDPTKLTYGNISPNDVCSPSHQALALEAARNGIVLLKNPLKLLPLSKRSVSLAVIGPNAHVAKTLLGNYAGPPCKNVTPLDAIRGYVKNAVYHKGCDSVACSNAAVEQAVAIARSAERVVLIMGLDQTQEKEDMDRVDLSLPGKQRELITSVAKAAKRPVVLVLICGGPVDVSFAKDNDKIGSIVWAGYPGEAGGVALAEILFGDHNPGGRLPVTWYPQNFVNVKMTDMRMRSSSSGYPGRTYRFYKGPKVFEFGHGLSYTTYSYSFKSLTQNTLYLNQSKPQTNSDSLRYALVSEMGRESCDTAKTKVSVMVENQGEMAGKHPVLMFMRHEKGGEDGTRAEKQLVGFQSVVLSKGEKGEVEFEVGVCEHLSRANEIGVMVVEEGKYFLTVGDSELPLTVNV